AAAAGTTTGGAGTCAGGGCGCCACGGTTTCCTATTTGGCAGTTGATATGCCGTGGGGAATCGGCCTGGACTTGAGAATTGGAACGCAGAGTACTCCAAGACCTCTGTTGTGTTCTCGTGGGTGCTATCGTCCTGGTATGTTCGCGCGCATCTCGAAGTAACCGTTTCGGCCGGCTGTGAGGGCAGTCCCAGCAGGCAGGCAATGTTCTTGGGCGATCGTCGCTCATAAAGGCCATCGTTGCGATGGTTTGCTCAGTTAAAATGGGAGTTCAATCGGAACATTATGAAAGGGACACGACTCGTGCAATGATTATTGATGTCTCGAGTTTCTCCCCCAACACCAGCATTGAATCCTCGGTTATGCGTAGCAATTGCAGCGAAGAGGTTTGATCAAGGGGCAATCGGCGACACATGGACACACTGGTGCTTGAAGGAGACCACCTTTGACTGCATGAATAGATTTGGATAACACCCCACGACCCTCCTACCGATGGGCCTCGCCGACCATCGAAACGATGGTAGAACGAAGAACAGATCCAGCTCAGTAACGGTGGCACAGAAGAGATATCACAACCCGCTGTCATGTGCTTCCCGCAGCTCGGCTGCCCGACGACGCTTAAACGCTGCTCCACCACTGACGACAACGATCACCATAACTCCTCCAGCTACCCATAGAAGATTAGACGAGCCAGTGTTGCTACTCCTAGACGCGAAGGCAACGGTGGATAGACCGTCTACCCCA
This genomic interval from Ferrimicrobium acidiphilum DSM 19497 contains the following:
- a CDS encoding LPXTG cell wall anchor domain-containing protein → HNSVLAINGATDKVVHTIAVPASDGGGIAIDPTTDTVYLTGVDGLSTVAFASRSSNTGSSNLLWVAGGVMVIVVVSGGAAFKRRRAAELREAHDSGL